A single region of the Chroococcidiopsis sp. TS-821 genome encodes:
- a CDS encoding Lrp/AsnC family transcriptional regulator yields MSDEAHYQKIESTPLNLDELDIQIVQLLHKDGRMPFTEIAKKVGVAEATIRNRVQRLTNSGAITIQAYLNPDKLGFRNIALIELKLVDFEQAQAIASELVNQDSVSYVAFVAGSYDLFVEVTYDTNEGLFDFISALKAKSGVSSCETAIVLKLLKTQYSFQAKSIIT; encoded by the coding sequence ATGTCTGACGAAGCTCACTACCAAAAAATTGAAAGTACTCCGTTAAACCTAGATGAACTAGATATTCAAATTGTGCAGCTGCTGCATAAGGACGGGCGAATGCCATTTACAGAAATTGCCAAGAAAGTCGGTGTAGCAGAAGCAACGATCCGCAATCGCGTTCAACGATTGACAAACTCCGGTGCAATCACGATTCAAGCATATTTAAACCCAGATAAGTTAGGCTTTCGCAACATAGCACTGATTGAGCTAAAGTTGGTAGATTTTGAGCAAGCGCAGGCGATCGCATCTGAATTGGTTAATCAAGACTCTGTAAGCTATGTTGCCTTTGTGGCAGGTAGTTACGACCTATTTGTGGAAGTTACCTACGATACAAATGAAGGATTATTCGATTTTATATCAGCCCTAAAAGCAAAATCTGGAGTCAGCAGTTGTGAAACAGCGATCGTCCTTAAACTACTTAAAACTCAATATTCGTTTCAAGCAAAATCTATCATAACCTGA
- a CDS encoding ABC transporter substrate-binding protein yields the protein MQRRKFLKYSAIAGTTSAIASCRNISGTSSGVSNSLQSIKIAILTWIGYGPFFIAKEQNLFAKHGLEAEILKIEDAAPRRSALVNQQVQFSITTLDWFAIEASQGLPATCILKLNDSYGADGIVASKDITSIADLQNQSIAVEQGSPSHFFLLSLLKQENVSPEDVQTLFVPTAGDAAAAFTAGRTKAAVTWEPYLTTTTKQLPNAHILVTSREQPGLLLDLLLVHSDYANTNPDAVSGVIKAWFDAVEFWRTNPAQANSIMAKGLGVSQQEISEMVQGCKYADYAENANYFGLQGSTPNLFSKGFSQAQEVWAEANLVTKAIPANSVTDISFLKAITV from the coding sequence ATGCAGCGTCGTAAATTCCTTAAATACAGTGCAATTGCTGGAACCACAAGTGCGATCGCTTCTTGTAGAAACATATCTGGAACATCATCAGGAGTATCCAATTCTCTTCAATCAATTAAGATTGCTATTTTGACTTGGATTGGTTACGGACCTTTTTTTATAGCCAAAGAGCAGAACTTGTTTGCAAAACACGGACTAGAGGCAGAAATTCTGAAGATTGAGGATGCGGCTCCTCGTCGGAGTGCACTAGTAAATCAACAAGTACAATTTTCTATTACAACACTCGATTGGTTTGCGATCGAAGCCTCTCAAGGGCTACCTGCTACCTGTATCCTAAAGCTCAATGATTCTTATGGGGCAGATGGTATTGTTGCTAGCAAAGACATCACCAGCATTGCAGATTTACAAAATCAGTCTATTGCAGTTGAACAAGGCTCGCCTTCTCATTTCTTTTTACTTTCCTTATTAAAACAAGAAAATGTATCTCCTGAAGACGTGCAGACATTGTTCGTGCCAACAGCTGGTGATGCAGCAGCAGCATTTACTGCGGGACGTACTAAAGCTGCGGTGACGTGGGAACCTTACTTGACTACTACAACAAAGCAGTTGCCCAACGCACATATATTAGTGACAAGCCGCGAACAACCAGGACTTTTGTTAGATTTATTACTCGTTCACAGCGATTACGCAAATACTAATCCAGATGCAGTAAGCGGTGTAATCAAAGCTTGGTTTGATGCAGTTGAATTCTGGAGAACGAACCCTGCTCAAGCTAACAGCATAATGGCAAAAGGATTAGGAGTTTCGCAACAAGAAATCAGTGAAATGGTACAAGGATGTAAATACGCTGATTATGCAGAAAATGCTAATTATTTTGGATTACAAGGAAGCACTCCAAATCTATTTTCCAAAGGTTTTTCTCAAGCGCAAGAAGTTTGGGCAGAAGCGAACTTAGTGACAAAAGCGATTCCTGCAAATTCAGTGACGGATATTTCCTTTCTAAAGGCAATCACAGTGTAA
- a CDS encoding molybdopterin-dependent oxidoreductase yields MATSTAMPQSAIVYGACPHDCPDTCSMIVTVENGRAARVAGNPDHPFTKGTLCGKVSDYLDRVYSPDRLLYPMRRVGAKGSGQFERISWDTALDEICDRFKQIIQDYGSEAVLPCSYLGHEGLLNGLTVGDPFFNRLGATVSERTFCASCSSAAYLMTCGPTHGTDPDTFVHSRYIIVWGCNVLTTNVHLWSFIQEARKRGAKLVVIDPVRNRTAQKADWHIPIRPGTDGALALAMMHLIVNNDWVDADYIERYTTGYAELKQHVQQYSPKWASEVTGIPVQDIVTLTREYATTPPAVIRLGVALEKQAGGGQGIRAICCLPALIGAWRYLGGGILQAPLWPFPIRWEAAHHPEFIRPGTRVVNLWQLGAVLTGELLLEPPIKALFVYNSNPVSQSAEQSKTLAGLMRDDLFTIVSEQFMTDTARYADILLPAATQVEHLDLMFSWGHTYVTLNNPAIAPLGEAVANTELFRRLAVKMGFEDECFKLSDEALAMQILDWSAPVMQGIDMELLKQKGYAKLKIDLVPHAEGNFPTPSGKCEFVASEPVSTNFVVSAFRQGFEEYEPGQTLPLLPTYIPPRETVQSNPELARRYPLKLLSIKPHQFLNSCFANLPKHRKLEGEFNVVIHPSDAAKRGIESGQKVKIFNDRGAFQTVALVKDITQPGIVVAPLGHWRAFNQNNNTLNAATSSTFTDMGHAATVGDTLIEVAAIS; encoded by the coding sequence ATGGCAACATCGACAGCAATGCCTCAGTCTGCAATTGTGTACGGAGCTTGTCCTCATGATTGTCCAGATACCTGCTCAATGATAGTAACTGTAGAAAATGGTCGAGCGGCTAGAGTTGCGGGCAATCCAGATCATCCGTTCACGAAAGGAACGCTGTGCGGTAAGGTGAGCGATTATCTCGACCGAGTTTACAGTCCTGATCGCCTGCTTTATCCCATGCGACGAGTTGGAGCGAAAGGCAGCGGGCAGTTTGAGAGAATAAGCTGGGATACTGCGTTAGATGAAATTTGCGATCGGTTCAAGCAAATCATTCAAGATTATGGTTCAGAAGCAGTTCTGCCTTGTAGCTATTTAGGACATGAAGGCTTACTAAACGGGCTAACAGTAGGCGATCCGTTTTTCAATCGACTTGGAGCAACAGTGAGCGAACGCACTTTTTGTGCTTCTTGCTCCAGTGCTGCCTACTTGATGACTTGCGGTCCAACGCATGGCACTGATCCAGATACATTTGTCCACTCCAGATACATCATTGTTTGGGGTTGTAACGTACTTACGACCAACGTACATCTATGGTCATTCATTCAAGAGGCTCGCAAGCGCGGGGCAAAGCTGGTTGTTATCGATCCAGTTCGCAATCGCACGGCACAAAAGGCAGATTGGCATATTCCGATTCGTCCAGGAACCGATGGAGCTTTAGCGCTCGCCATGATGCATCTGATAGTTAATAATGATTGGGTAGATGCTGACTACATTGAACGTTATACGACTGGCTACGCAGAACTAAAGCAGCACGTTCAGCAGTATTCACCAAAATGGGCATCGGAAGTGACAGGCATTCCGGTGCAAGATATCGTAACTCTGACCCGCGAGTATGCTACCACTCCACCCGCTGTTATTCGGCTGGGCGTAGCGTTGGAGAAGCAAGCTGGGGGCGGGCAGGGAATTAGAGCTATCTGCTGCTTGCCTGCCTTGATTGGAGCGTGGAGATATTTGGGTGGTGGGATTCTACAAGCACCACTCTGGCCCTTCCCAATTCGGTGGGAAGCTGCTCACCATCCAGAGTTCATTCGTCCAGGCACGCGAGTGGTAAACCTGTGGCAACTTGGAGCGGTATTAACAGGAGAATTGCTGCTAGAACCGCCGATCAAAGCGCTATTTGTCTATAACAGCAATCCGGTTAGTCAATCGGCAGAGCAAAGTAAAACACTAGCAGGATTGATGCGAGACGATCTATTTACGATTGTTAGCGAACAGTTTATGACCGACACGGCTCGCTACGCTGATATTCTGCTGCCAGCAGCAACACAGGTTGAACATCTTGACTTGATGTTTTCCTGGGGGCATACCTACGTTACTCTCAACAATCCAGCGATCGCTCCACTAGGTGAGGCAGTAGCTAACACTGAGTTATTTCGCCGTCTTGCTGTAAAGATGGGCTTTGAAGATGAGTGCTTCAAACTTAGTGATGAAGCGTTAGCAATGCAAATTCTCGATTGGTCGGCTCCTGTAATGCAGGGCATTGATATGGAATTATTGAAGCAAAAAGGTTACGCCAAGCTGAAAATTGATTTGGTACCTCACGCTGAGGGGAATTTCCCAACGCCATCAGGTAAGTGCGAGTTTGTGGCATCCGAACCAGTCAGCACTAACTTTGTAGTGTCAGCATTCCGGCAGGGATTCGAGGAATATGAGCCTGGGCAAACTTTGCCTTTGCTACCTACTTATATTCCACCTAGAGAAACGGTACAAAGTAACCCAGAACTAGCACGACGCTATCCGCTTAAGTTGCTGTCTATTAAACCACACCAGTTTCTCAATTCCTGTTTTGCTAATCTTCCGAAACATCGGAAGCTGGAAGGCGAATTTAATGTAGTGATTCATCCGAGCGATGCTGCAAAACGCGGAATCGAATCTGGGCAAAAGGTTAAAATTTTCAACGATCGTGGTGCATTTCAAACAGTTGCGCTAGTTAAAGACATAACGCAGCCTGGTATTGTTGTAGCTCCATTGGGGCACTGGCGCGCATTCAACCAAAATAACAATACGCTCAACGCAGCAACATCATCAACCTTTACAGACATGGGACATGCAGCAACGGTGGGAGATACCTTGATAGAAGTTGCAGCGATTAGTTAG
- a CDS encoding aromatic ring-hydroxylating dioxygenase subunit alpha, with product MSTTTKFSDETQLLQLQQKIVNIAARPLEQAIALPAQAYTSSAFYQWEVQHIFKKQWLCVGHVSQVSQPGDYININLFDEPISIVRGKDDRIRVLSRVCPHRGMDIMPEEFGHRVQGNRRSFLCPYHHWSYGLDGHLIGAPQMHHSQEFEQGKFCLPAFRSEIWQGFIFVTFDSNIEPVNTHYAQLLPFVERWNMAEMEIVANVRWDCQFNWKVLVENFMEPYHHLGTHHKTFEPMMPAASTWSEPELANSIVCHLPLAKSIVEQVKAGQSTSVFQPPSSLHPRDYYEYAVYLGTPNFLLFIGPDRVYWYLLLPTSESEMILHTTLLVTSKSKELPGFDRLLEQEIEALRKFHLEDVEVCTAVQRGLRSSVYSPGPLGHLEMPIWLFQRYLARQIEAASKQ from the coding sequence ATGTCAACAACTACGAAGTTTTCAGATGAAACGCAATTACTCCAACTTCAGCAGAAGATTGTGAATATTGCAGCGAGACCGCTAGAACAAGCGATCGCTCTTCCTGCTCAAGCTTACACGTCATCAGCTTTTTACCAATGGGAAGTTCAGCACATCTTTAAGAAGCAATGGCTGTGTGTAGGACACGTTTCACAAGTTTCTCAACCTGGAGACTACATTAATATCAATTTGTTCGATGAACCAATTTCAATTGTACGTGGCAAAGACGATCGCATTCGCGTGCTATCAAGAGTGTGCCCTCATCGCGGTATGGATATCATGCCTGAGGAATTTGGGCATCGAGTGCAAGGTAATCGCCGCAGTTTCTTATGTCCATATCATCACTGGAGTTACGGCTTAGATGGGCATTTAATTGGTGCTCCACAAATGCATCACTCTCAAGAGTTTGAGCAAGGTAAGTTTTGTTTACCTGCGTTTCGTTCTGAGATTTGGCAAGGGTTTATTTTTGTCACGTTTGATTCAAATATTGAACCTGTCAATACACATTATGCACAACTGCTACCTTTTGTGGAACGGTGGAATATGGCAGAAATGGAGATAGTTGCAAATGTGAGATGGGATTGTCAGTTCAACTGGAAGGTGTTGGTTGAAAATTTTATGGAACCCTATCATCATTTGGGTACTCATCACAAAACCTTTGAACCAATGATGCCTGCCGCTAGTACTTGGTCAGAACCAGAGTTAGCAAATAGTATTGTATGTCATTTACCCTTGGCAAAATCAATTGTAGAGCAGGTGAAAGCAGGTCAATCAACCAGCGTATTTCAACCTCCTAGCAGCCTGCATCCTCGCGACTACTATGAATATGCAGTCTATCTTGGCACTCCAAACTTCTTACTATTTATTGGTCCCGATCGCGTTTACTGGTATTTACTATTACCCACTAGTGAAAGTGAAATGATTTTACACACTACATTGTTAGTCACATCTAAAAGTAAAGAACTGCCAGGATTTGATCGACTGTTGGAACAAGAAATTGAAGCACTAAGAAAATTCCACCTAGAAGATGTAGAGGTTTGTACTGCGGTGCAACGAGGATTACGATCCTCAGTTTATTCCCCTGGTCCGCTAGGGCATCTGGAAATGCCTATTTGGCTATTCCAACGGTATTTAGCGCGGCAAATTGAGGCAGCAAGCAAACAATGA
- a CDS encoding sugar phosphate isomerase/epimerase, with product MLRSFWSGSSNLDEWIQQTLRDGFDGLEGPIPKTSEQRCKLREKLNEHRLVYVAEATTGVDGDATKDWWIPRREFTIQNHLDDLRWSVEHAVQLGAMFVSTMCGYDGWSWQQNVEFFGKALALEKEAGIAISFETHRSRSLFNPWITRDLLLEFPSMKLTCDFSHWCVVCERLIDTEWDVLELCAQRALHIHCRVGYAQHAQVSDPRAPEYTQALEAHEKWWDLIWRNQAQQCMSETTMTPEFLHDGYMQTLPFSQVPVANLGEIVCWMTQRQRQRFAKQYG from the coding sequence ATGCTTCGCTCTTTCTGGTCGGGTTCATCTAATCTAGATGAGTGGATTCAACAAACTCTTAGGGATGGGTTTGATGGCTTAGAGGGTCCAATTCCCAAAACGTCTGAGCAACGTTGCAAACTGCGGGAAAAACTTAACGAACATCGTTTAGTCTACGTTGCTGAAGCGACAACAGGAGTGGATGGTGATGCTACCAAGGATTGGTGGATTCCACGCCGCGAGTTCACTATTCAAAATCATCTTGATGATTTGCGCTGGTCGGTTGAACACGCCGTGCAGCTAGGAGCAATGTTTGTCTCAACAATGTGCGGCTATGATGGCTGGTCGTGGCAGCAGAATGTCGAGTTTTTTGGGAAAGCGCTAGCACTTGAGAAAGAAGCTGGTATTGCGATTTCGTTTGAGACGCATCGGAGTCGATCGCTGTTCAATCCCTGGATTACTAGAGATTTGCTACTTGAGTTTCCCTCGATGAAACTTACCTGTGACTTTAGCCACTGGTGTGTTGTTTGCGAACGACTAATTGATACAGAGTGGGACGTTCTTGAACTGTGTGCTCAACGGGCACTTCATATTCATTGTCGGGTTGGCTATGCTCAACATGCTCAAGTCTCAGACCCTCGCGCCCCAGAATATACTCAAGCGCTTGAAGCTCACGAAAAATGGTGGGATCTAATTTGGAGAAATCAGGCGCAGCAGTGCATGAGTGAGACAACCATGACACCTGAGTTTCTTCATGACGGCTATATGCAAACCCTACCATTTTCTCAAGTACCTGTTGCTAATTTGGGGGAGATTGTCTGTTGGATGACTCAACGACAGCGACAGCGTTTTGCAAAACAATATGGCTAA